In Embleya scabrispora, the DNA window CATGTCGATCAGGCCCTTGCCCGAGGACGAGGCCACGCCGGCCACCGCGACGGCGCCGCCGGAGGGCGAGGCGTCCTCCGCCTCCACCATCGCGAACTTGCCGCCGGGCGCGGTGGTCGGAGCCGAGGACGGCGGCGCGCTCTGCGAGGGGCCCGCGGTGGTCTGCGTGCCGGCCGTCGTGGCCGGCGTCTTCGCCTTGTCGTCCTTGCCGTTGTCGCGCGTCAGCAGCAGGCCCGCCACCACGCCGATCACCACCAGGACCGCCACCGCCGCGCCGATCATCACGCCGCGACCACCACCACCACCACCGCCGCCGCCGTGCGACTGCCGGGGCTGCTGCGGGGGCTGCGCGCCGCCGTGCTCGTGCTGGGCCGGGA includes these proteins:
- a CDS encoding CBM35 domain-containing protein — protein: MNYAQPPPHTQPQAAIPAQHEHGGAQPPQQPRQSHGGGGGGGGGRGVMIGAAVAVLVVIGVVAGLLLTRDNGKDDKAKTPATTAGTQTTAGPSQSAPPSSAPTTAPGGKFAMVEAEDASPSGGAVAVAGVASSSGKGLIDMSAPGATITWKVEVPKKGTYYLAVKFLNTTSEQQNLSILVNGKDTTNKAKLKNYGTNTVTGTWNMVQLNEGSNDVALTCAAGESCKAALDQVWFENQQPTLK